In Myxococcus virescens, a single window of DNA contains:
- a CDS encoding PQQ-binding-like beta-propeller repeat protein: MTRIRIGQRWKREPAASPLDSIALELDGVDLLSGAVEESLAEVVPSLVRSVAALAGGRQKLAQVSLPEAHLELVLRRMGPEVELLVANLSRPARLMRPPVRVELEELVEAVREAGERFLADVTRAGPKALATTVGQALKEPLKGLNRPARPPDEAPARPATRRVEPTEVPGFGFEVRNAGAPMSRGAARGTAGLLAPLLAAGEVWLSLPGKPEAWRVPGPPFLTTLELSRLAVELARTVELGESRFELAPAGAKPPLLVDLKSGQAKAGRTGTPFPLTGTVLAAALFHLGESLAAAFAEADHALVANPYRMELAERCREGLSHLRGPVQPPEAKGAAREKKARATGQGTSRPLKVPGRLRRLRFAKLWEKRGLPDAEESRLLLGRHGPVYCAPHLASAFSRKDGELLWKRAAALGVAASADGHAVAADIARVYGFTGRGGGARWLHDHDGIPLGPLLLRKDGLLLTLSEDRTVVAFAEATGREVWRLAPPRTQRSWLATQGHRALVGTDSGYLYGLDLEDGQVRYRMRAPMPFHGPPVAWGRRFLAMLGRGSHWAVLLADAHTGESVWTYEPDLSHLSAPLPVGSRVFIAGEREREGMLLCLDAKGRRLWERPLNLGPGPFALASLPRAVVVTSASGAATRVAASGTVDWRVGAAGEPLISALPAHTARDITLVPGERVRAVDPRGGQVLAEVQAGVGLVALQADVRLNLYFLDDAGTLSAYRLGSHFTVVE, translated from the coding sequence ATGACCCGCATACGCATCGGACAGCGCTGGAAACGCGAACCCGCGGCTTCCCCGCTCGATTCCATCGCACTGGAATTGGACGGGGTGGACCTTCTGTCCGGGGCCGTGGAGGAGTCTCTAGCAGAAGTCGTCCCCTCCCTGGTGCGCTCAGTTGCGGCGCTCGCGGGTGGACGTCAGAAACTGGCCCAGGTCTCCCTGCCCGAGGCCCACCTGGAGCTGGTGCTCCGCCGCATGGGGCCGGAGGTGGAGCTGCTGGTGGCCAACCTCTCCCGCCCTGCCCGGCTGATGCGCCCTCCCGTCCGGGTGGAGCTGGAGGAACTGGTGGAGGCGGTCCGAGAGGCCGGCGAGCGATTCCTCGCCGACGTCACCCGGGCGGGGCCCAAGGCGCTCGCCACCACCGTGGGGCAGGCCCTCAAGGAGCCGCTGAAAGGCCTGAACCGGCCCGCCCGTCCTCCTGACGAGGCGCCGGCCCGGCCCGCCACCCGGCGCGTGGAGCCCACGGAAGTCCCAGGCTTCGGCTTCGAGGTCCGGAACGCCGGGGCTCCCATGAGCCGTGGCGCCGCGCGGGGAACGGCCGGACTGCTTGCGCCCCTGCTGGCCGCGGGCGAGGTCTGGCTGTCGCTGCCCGGCAAGCCCGAGGCCTGGCGCGTCCCCGGCCCGCCGTTCCTGACGACGCTGGAGCTGTCGCGACTGGCGGTGGAGCTGGCGCGCACGGTGGAGCTGGGCGAAAGCCGCTTCGAGCTGGCCCCCGCGGGCGCGAAGCCTCCGCTCCTGGTCGACCTGAAGTCGGGCCAGGCGAAGGCGGGACGCACCGGGACGCCCTTCCCGCTCACGGGCACCGTGCTCGCCGCCGCCCTCTTCCACCTGGGCGAGTCCCTGGCCGCGGCCTTCGCGGAAGCGGACCACGCGCTGGTGGCCAACCCGTACCGGATGGAGCTGGCGGAGCGCTGCCGCGAGGGCCTTTCGCACCTGCGAGGCCCCGTGCAGCCCCCCGAGGCCAAGGGCGCGGCCCGCGAGAAGAAGGCCCGGGCCACGGGCCAGGGCACGTCACGGCCGTTGAAGGTCCCCGGCCGCTTGCGCCGGCTGCGCTTCGCGAAGCTGTGGGAGAAGCGCGGCCTGCCGGACGCGGAGGAATCGCGGCTGCTGCTGGGCCGGCACGGACCGGTGTACTGCGCGCCGCACCTGGCCTCCGCGTTCTCCCGAAAGGACGGAGAACTGCTGTGGAAACGCGCCGCGGCGTTGGGCGTGGCCGCGTCGGCGGATGGCCACGCGGTGGCGGCGGACATCGCGCGCGTCTACGGCTTCACGGGCCGGGGCGGTGGCGCGCGCTGGCTGCATGACCACGACGGAATCCCGCTGGGCCCGCTGCTGCTGCGCAAGGACGGCCTGCTGCTCACCTTGTCCGAGGACCGCACCGTCGTGGCCTTCGCGGAGGCCACGGGCCGCGAGGTCTGGCGCCTGGCGCCGCCGCGCACCCAGCGCAGCTGGCTGGCCACCCAGGGACACCGCGCGCTGGTGGGCACGGACTCGGGCTACCTCTATGGGCTCGACCTGGAGGACGGGCAGGTCCGCTACCGCATGCGCGCGCCCATGCCGTTCCACGGGCCCCCGGTGGCCTGGGGCCGGCGCTTCCTGGCCATGCTGGGCCGCGGCTCGCACTGGGCCGTGCTGCTCGCGGACGCGCACACCGGCGAATCCGTGTGGACGTATGAGCCGGACCTGTCCCACCTGTCCGCGCCGTTGCCCGTGGGCTCGCGGGTGTTCATCGCCGGAGAGCGCGAGCGCGAAGGCATGCTGCTCTGCCTGGACGCGAAGGGCCGGCGTCTCTGGGAGCGCCCGCTCAACCTGGGCCCTGGCCCCTTTGCGTTGGCGTCCCTCCCCCGCGCGGTCGTGGTGACGAGCGCCTCGGGCGCCGCCACCCGGGTGGCCGCATCCGGAACGGTGGACTGGCGCGTGGGCGCCGCGGGCGAGCCGCTCATCAGCGCGCTCCCCGCCCATACCGCGCGCGACATCACGCTGGTGCCGGGGGAGCGCGTCCGTGCCGTGGACCCCCGCGGCGGGCAGGTGCTCGCGGAGGTCCAGGCCGGCGTGGGGCTCGTCGCGCTCCAGGCCGACGTGCGCCTCAACCTCTACTTCCTGGACGATGCCGGCACGCTGTCCGCGTACCGGCTCGGCTCTCACTTCACGGTGGTGGAGTAA
- a CDS encoding HTH domain-containing protein: MTFYEAALRILESEGRPLHFLEITEKSIQQSLLSHVGKTPEVTMLSRLAAMARRTRDRKVLVTAKDTFALVDWSIPEDVEALAQTGVVEPHPEEELPPLRPPERHPEPRTDNVRVAGRGSDRKRRRDEDEERGGRRKRFPPLPEVVFEILSESDIGLRTEQIIERARVKELCAEDTTVEAVLTALLEDNQRRIDAGRRPQYAFSKDSGEVSLERAGAPSEAPPLELQAAFAQALGIPLEAGRPVLGKPAAAGEAPADAALVSTLRAALKDARRSVARGLRKRLGELDVGTFEKSVVKMMHGLGFRELKVAKRSKEGPLLTARKREGSVELRYAVRMLKGTPGIDRKSVQELRRDLGHYSAQVGLLVSAGDVRGDARTEAQANGSLVMLWCGDALGEKFLEAETAVSVTQVALYEVDEKFFEAAKLDAEEAQKRREERQREKQAREGEEPTEAAAPAERERPREKRRRERESREAREAREAEATAGTSTEETSAAPAGEAREAAPIPAAPVLQGREDEEEGDDEDGEDDDLEAASAFVGGARPDGTAAEAGAEGAQGDRKRRRRRRRGRRGRGSRAGEAGATGAPGEAGAAGEAAAAGEAGASVAGEAGASVAGEAGASVAGAVGLAADEAGAPAAGAGGETAAGGVAGEATPVDATGVSTAGTGVTGGESPAANGAGEAPPVSESVDASADRGEGSAAAPGAASGEAIASAGGGAVSEAASGEAVSASVGVATQADVPGTVPSEGTSSAAPTSGQTQAGAPDGSAGEVVPGAATTTSSGVVEGAQVSEPASSPTDGEPSADSSVPPKGPSGERDS; the protein is encoded by the coding sequence ATGACATTCTACGAGGCCGCGCTCCGCATCCTGGAGAGCGAAGGTCGTCCCCTCCACTTCCTTGAAATTACCGAGAAGTCCATCCAGCAGAGCCTGCTCTCCCACGTGGGCAAGACGCCTGAGGTGACGATGCTGTCGCGCCTCGCAGCCATGGCGCGCCGCACGCGGGATCGCAAGGTACTTGTGACGGCGAAGGATACCTTCGCGCTGGTTGACTGGTCGATTCCCGAGGACGTCGAGGCACTGGCTCAAACCGGCGTGGTGGAGCCGCATCCTGAAGAAGAACTGCCGCCGCTGCGTCCGCCGGAGCGTCACCCGGAGCCGCGCACGGACAACGTGCGGGTCGCGGGCCGTGGCAGCGACCGCAAGCGCCGCCGCGACGAGGACGAGGAGCGTGGCGGTCGCCGCAAGCGCTTCCCGCCGCTGCCCGAGGTGGTGTTCGAGATTCTCAGCGAGTCGGACATCGGGCTTCGCACCGAGCAGATCATCGAGCGCGCCCGGGTCAAGGAGCTGTGCGCCGAGGACACCACGGTGGAGGCGGTGCTCACCGCGCTGCTGGAGGACAACCAGCGTCGCATCGACGCGGGCCGCCGGCCGCAGTACGCCTTCAGCAAGGACTCTGGAGAGGTGTCGCTGGAGCGCGCTGGCGCCCCGAGCGAGGCACCGCCGCTGGAGCTCCAGGCCGCGTTCGCGCAGGCGCTGGGCATCCCGCTGGAGGCTGGTCGTCCGGTGCTGGGCAAGCCGGCTGCCGCGGGCGAGGCCCCTGCGGATGCCGCGCTGGTGTCCACGCTGCGCGCCGCGCTCAAGGACGCGCGCCGCTCCGTGGCGCGTGGGCTGCGCAAGCGCCTGGGCGAGCTGGACGTCGGTACGTTCGAGAAGTCCGTCGTGAAGATGATGCACGGCCTGGGCTTCCGCGAGCTGAAGGTGGCCAAGCGGTCCAAGGAAGGGCCCTTGCTCACGGCGCGCAAGCGCGAGGGCAGCGTGGAGCTGCGCTACGCGGTGCGCATGCTGAAGGGCACTCCCGGCATCGACCGCAAGTCGGTGCAGGAGCTGCGGCGTGACCTGGGCCACTATTCGGCGCAGGTGGGCCTGTTGGTGAGCGCGGGTGACGTGCGCGGTGATGCGCGCACCGAGGCGCAGGCCAATGGTTCGCTGGTGATGCTCTGGTGCGGTGACGCGCTGGGCGAGAAGTTCCTGGAAGCGGAGACGGCCGTCTCCGTCACGCAGGTCGCGCTGTACGAGGTCGACGAGAAGTTCTTCGAGGCCGCGAAGCTGGATGCCGAGGAGGCCCAGAAGCGCCGCGAGGAGCGTCAGCGCGAGAAGCAGGCCCGGGAGGGCGAGGAGCCCACCGAGGCCGCGGCGCCGGCGGAGCGCGAGCGTCCGCGTGAGAAGCGCCGCCGTGAGCGTGAGTCGCGCGAGGCCCGTGAGGCTCGTGAAGCCGAGGCCACCGCGGGGACTTCCACGGAGGAGACTTCGGCTGCTCCCGCCGGGGAGGCGCGTGAAGCCGCTCCAATTCCGGCCGCGCCGGTCCTGCAGGGCCGCGAGGATGAAGAGGAGGGCGACGACGAGGACGGGGAGGATGACGACCTCGAGGCCGCCAGCGCTTTCGTGGGAGGTGCGCGTCCCGATGGAACCGCCGCGGAGGCCGGTGCCGAAGGGGCACAGGGTGACCGCAAGCGTCGCCGCCGTCGTCGCCGGGGCCGTCGCGGCCGTGGCAGCCGCGCGGGTGAGGCCGGTGCCACCGGAGCCCCTGGTGAGGCGGGGGCTGCTGGAGAGGCCGCCGCCGCGGGTGAGGCCGGCGCTTCGGTCGCGGGTGAGGCAGGCGCTTCGGTCGCGGGTGAGGCGGGTGCCTCCGTTGCCGGGGCTGTTGGTCTCGCCGCTGACGAGGCCGGAGCCCCGGCTGCAGGCGCTGGCGGAGAGACGGCTGCCGGGGGCGTCGCTGGAGAGGCGACTCCTGTCGATGCCACCGGTGTGTCGACTGCCGGAACCGGTGTGACGGGGGGCGAGTCTCCTGCTGCCAACGGTGCTGGCGAGGCACCTCCTGTCTCCGAGTCGGTCGATGCAAGCGCTGACCGTGGCGAGGGCTCGGCTGCTGCCCCAGGTGCCGCGTCGGGCGAAGCGATTGCCTCGGCGGGTGGTGGTGCCGTTTCCGAGGCAGCCTCCGGCGAAGCAGTATCCGCGTCCGTGGGCGTCGCCACGCAGGCAGACGTGCCCGGGACTGTTCCTTCAGAGGGGACGTCATCGGCTGCTCCGACTTCGGGGCAGACGCAGGCGGGCGCGCCGGACGGCTCGGCGGGCGAAGTGGTCCCTGGCGCCGCGACGACGACGTCTTCTGGAGTCGTGGAGGGCGCGCAGGTCAGCGAGCCTGCTTCCTCTCCCACCGACGGTGAGCCGTCCGCTGACTCGTCCGTGCCCCCCAAGGGGCCGTCCGGGGAGCGCGATAGCTGA